From the Streptomyces nodosus genome, the window CATGTCGTTGCAGAGCCTGGCGCTGATCGAGAACTGGCCCGTCCCCACCGCCTCCGCGGCCGTCGTCCGCGCGGACGGGGCGGTGCTCGGGACGCACGGTCCGGTCGACCACCGCTTCCCGCTCGCCTCGGTCACCAAGCCGCTGGCCGCCTATGCGGCGCTGGTCGCCTACGAGGAGGGGGCGATCGAGCTGGACGAGCCCGCCGGGCCGCCCGGTTCCACCGTCCGGCATCTGCTCGCCCACACCTCCGGGCTGGCCTTCGACGAGCACCGGGTGACCTCGGCGCCGGGAGAGCGGCGGCTGTACTCGAACGCCGGGTTCGAGGTGCTCGGGGATCATGTGGCCAAGGCGGCGGACATCCCGTTCGGTGAGTACGCCCGGCAGGCGGTGCTGGTGCCGCTCGGCATGACCGCGACCACGCTCGACGGCTCCCCGGCCAAGGACGGCGTCTCGACGGTCGAGGACCTGGCGCGGTTCGCGGCGGAGGTGCAGGCACCGAGGCTGCTGGATCCGCGTACGGTGGCCGAGGCGATGACGGTGCAGTACGCCGGGACCAAGGGCGTGCTGCCCGGCTACGGCCATCAGAACCCCAACGACTGGGGCCTCGGCTTCGAGATCCGCGACGCCAAGTCGCCGCACTGGACGGGCGCTTCGTCCTCCTCCAGGACCTTCGGCCACTTCGGCCAGTCCGGCACCTTCCTGTGGATCGACCCGGACGCCGGCGCGGCCTGCGTCGCCCTGACGGACCGGGCCTTCGGCCCCTGGGCGATCGAGGCCTGGCCGGCCTTCACGGACGCGGTACTGGCGGAGCTGCGCGGCTAGTGCTGTGACCGCGATACCCGCGGGCGCCGGCGCACACCCGCGGCGGGATGGGCCCCGGTCAGCCGGCCCCCATCTCCCACATCAGCAGCTCCGCATCCCGTAGCACCTCCGCCTCCAGGCCCCCGCCCCCGGTGATGCGCGCCGCGTCCCCCGGGCCCAACCGCTGCCCGCCCAGGAGCATTTCACCCCGTACGACGTGAACATAGACATAGGGCGCATCCGGCACCGCCGTGCGGTCCCTGGCTTCCAGGCGGCGTACGTGCAGCAGCGCGCCCGCCTCGGGGACCGCGTAGCGGGTGGAGCCCGCGAGGGCGGGGACGGCCTCGTAGGCAGGGAATCCGCCGGGCTCCAGGGGGGCCAGCCACATCTGGACGAAGGTCAGCGGAATCGTGCCCTCGTTGCGTTCCGTGTGCCGCACCCCGCCCGCCGCGCTGAGGTGCTGGAGGCCGCCGGGGCCGATCACCGAGGTGCGGCCCGTCGAGTCGCGGTGGGTCAGCTCACCCTCCACCACCCAGGTGACGATCTCCGTATGGCTGTGCCGATGCTCGTCGAAACCCGCACCGGGCGCGAGCCGTTCCTCGTTGCAGGCGATCAGCGCGCCGAAGCGGAGGTTGTCCGGGGCGTAGTGGGGGCCGAAGCTGAAGGAGTGCAGGGACTCGATCCCGGCGGCCGGGTCCCCTCCCCGGTAGCGCTCACCGGCGCGCCGTACATCCATCACAGCCCCACCGTAGTCCCAGGCCCCACCCCCGGGGACCCCCACCGCACGGCCCCGGCCCGATAAGGCAGTCTTGTCCCGTGCCCGAACCCGAAGCCACCCCCGCCCCTCACGCAGCGCGCTCCGTCCACCCCCATGCCGCCACCCTGAAGCGGCTGGAGAAATCCTCCGGAAGCCTCGCCGCGCAGGCCATCGCGCGGATGGACGAGACCCTGCCGTGGTACCGGGCGATGCCCCCGGAGAACCGGTCGTGGATCGGTCTGGTGGCCCAGGCGGGCATCGCCGCGTTCACCGAGTGGTTCCGGCGTCCCGATGCCCCGCAGGCCATCTCCACCGATGTCTTCGGCACCGCGCCGCGCGAACTGACGCGTGCCATCACCCTGCGGCAGACCGTGGAGATGGTGCGGACCACCATCGAGGTCATGGAGTCCGCCATCGACGAGGTGGCCGCTCCCGGCGACGAGGCCGTGCT encodes:
- a CDS encoding serine hydrolase domain-containing protein, whose protein sequence is MSLQSLALIENWPVPTASAAVVRADGAVLGTHGPVDHRFPLASVTKPLAAYAALVAYEEGAIELDEPAGPPGSTVRHLLAHTSGLAFDEHRVTSAPGERRLYSNAGFEVLGDHVAKAADIPFGEYARQAVLVPLGMTATTLDGSPAKDGVSTVEDLARFAAEVQAPRLLDPRTVAEAMTVQYAGTKGVLPGYGHQNPNDWGLGFEIRDAKSPHWTGASSSSRTFGHFGQSGTFLWIDPDAGAACVALTDRAFGPWAIEAWPAFTDAVLAELRG
- a CDS encoding pirin family protein produces the protein MDVRRAGERYRGGDPAAGIESLHSFSFGPHYAPDNLRFGALIACNEERLAPGAGFDEHRHSHTEIVTWVVEGELTHRDSTGRTSVIGPGGLQHLSAAGGVRHTERNEGTIPLTFVQMWLAPLEPGGFPAYEAVPALAGSTRYAVPEAGALLHVRRLEARDRTAVPDAPYVYVHVVRGEMLLGGQRLGPGDAARITGGGGLEAEVLRDAELLMWEMGAG